A single genomic interval of Candidatus Jordarchaeales archaeon harbors:
- a CDS encoding RlmE family RNA methyltransferase, whose amino-acid sequence MSRRKDYYYFKARKEGYRSRAAYKLKEIASKFGIFENVKSVLDLCCSPGGWLQVAKEHLGNEGVIIGVDISDIEHMNGVVFIRGDIQNEETLRKISEVTNKVDLVLSDCSPKVSGIWSLDHERQIELARASLYIAKRFLREGGNMVLKVFQGAEYDVLLNEVRRLFRKVYTTKPAASRKQSAEMYVVAKYFKGEKTELV is encoded by the coding sequence TTGAGCAGAAGAAAGGACTACTATTACTTTAAAGCTCGTAAGGAGGGCTACCGCTCTAGGGCAGCCTACAAGCTAAAAGAGATTGCCTCCAAATTTGGCATTTTTGAAAACGTCAAATCAGTACTAGACCTTTGCTGCTCTCCTGGAGGTTGGCTCCAGGTGGCAAAAGAACACTTGGGAAACGAGGGAGTAATAATCGGAGTCGATATATCAGACATAGAACACATGAACGGCGTGGTTTTCATAAGAGGCGATATTCAGAATGAGGAAACTTTACGCAAAATTTCGGAGGTAACTAATAAAGTAGATCTAGTTCTGAGCGACTGCTCACCCAAGGTAAGTGGAATATGGAGTCTAGATCATGAGCGCCAGATAGAACTTGCCAGGGCAAGTTTGTACATTGCCAAAAGATTCCTAAGGGAGGGGGGAAACATGGTTCTGAAGGTTTTTCAGGGCGCTGAGTACGACGTGCTACTCAACGAGGTTCGCCGCCTCTTCCGGAAAGTTTACACTACAAAACCGGCTGCATCCAGAAAGCAGAGTGCCGAAATGTACGTAGTAGCCAAATATTTTAAAGGAGAAAAAACGGAGTTGGTGTGA
- a CDS encoding 6-carboxytetrahydropterin synthase, with the protein MPYRVAVERADLVFSAAHFLLSHEKCSRLHGHNYKVHVEASSSSLDENQMVVDFFTVKHAVKSVCEHLDHRVLIPIKAKGLNLKEEGNEVHVFLSDRKYVFPKSDVAFLPVEATTAEKIAEYLYYELKAVLPTNIRLKVSVEEAEGAIASFEE; encoded by the coding sequence TTGCCATATAGGGTTGCTGTTGAAAGAGCTGATTTAGTCTTCTCAGCGGCTCACTTTTTACTTTCACACGAAAAATGTTCTCGTTTACATGGTCACAACTATAAGGTTCACGTGGAAGCTTCATCTAGTTCTTTGGACGAGAACCAAATGGTGGTGGACTTCTTCACAGTAAAACATGCAGTTAAGTCTGTTTGTGAACACTTGGATCACCGTGTGCTAATTCCAATTAAAGCAAAGGGGTTAAATCTTAAAGAGGAAGGGAACGAAGTTCACGTTTTTTTAAGCGACCGAAAATACGTCTTCCCGAAAAGTGACGTTGCCTTTCTGCCAGTAGAAGCTACAACAGCCGAAAAAATAGCAGAGTACCTTTACTACGAACTGAAAGCTGTTTTACCAACCAATATACGTCTCAAGGTTTCCGTCGAGGAAGCCGAAGGCGCGATCGCCTCGTTTGAGGAATAA
- a CDS encoding DUF366 family protein: MLELRIVEKEPLKIALLPFTYKLPYTGREIAPLWSLKVFGLQGDSIVIFNGPLHVEASELVDVKDFLREGSKGTPVICADEAVSFIIEHFDQQPPSLRLMYHRLRILAFLFKELVEETHNLRLKRKGTDFYFNDGKLNVGVATVSPASGKIHFAFNVSSKGGPPGIKIASLLDLGFRREEIEDFAVSLARKYRSEILDIEGDIAKSRTF, encoded by the coding sequence ATGTTAGAATTGAGGATAGTCGAGAAAGAGCCCCTAAAGATAGCTCTCCTACCCTTCACTTACAAGCTACCCTACACCGGAAGAGAAATCGCGCCCCTATGGTCTCTTAAAGTCTTCGGCTTGCAAGGTGACTCAATAGTTATCTTTAATGGCCCCCTTCACGTTGAAGCCTCAGAACTCGTGGACGTAAAGGACTTCCTTCGTGAAGGATCTAAAGGAACCCCGGTCATATGTGCAGATGAAGCGGTGAGCTTCATAATTGAGCACTTCGACCAACAGCCCCCCTCGCTGCGCCTCATGTACCACCGTTTGAGAATACTTGCGTTTCTCTTCAAAGAACTTGTTGAAGAAACACATAATTTACGTTTGAAGCGTAAGGGTACAGACTTTTATTTCAATGATGGTAAGCTTAATGTAGGTGTAGCAACAGTTTCCCCCGCATCGGGAAAAATACATTTTGCCTTTAATGTATCTTCTAAAGGTGGGCCTCCGGGTATTAAGATAGCATCTCTCTTAGACCTAGGTTTTAGAAGAGAGGAGATTGAAGACTTTGCGGTCTCCCTCGCTAGAAAATATCGGTCTGAAATTTTAGACATAGAAGGAGACATCGCAAAATCTAGAACCTTCTAA
- a CDS encoding 7-carboxy-7-deazaguanine synthase QueE: MRVVTPTGEVFNFKNPVDSRFVVEWVCNLRSPDVHAVSLTGGEPLFQPEFLRSTAEAIKDAGFKLYLETNGSIPEAAARIASLIDYCCCDIKDESANAAKNWKELVELELKTIKILSDSGVAVFAKIVVTSNTKTENIEWYSRELSKLECPVCIQPVTPKDGYLPPSFQQLCKFTELAARYLGSENVSISLQVHKMLGIL; the protein is encoded by the coding sequence TTGAGAGTAGTTACACCAACGGGTGAGGTTTTCAACTTCAAGAACCCCGTGGATTCACGCTTCGTAGTCGAATGGGTTTGTAATCTTCGCTCACCAGATGTCCACGCCGTTTCCCTGACAGGTGGGGAGCCGTTATTCCAACCAGAATTCCTGCGTTCAACCGCAGAAGCTATTAAGGATGCGGGTTTCAAATTATATCTCGAAACTAATGGCTCAATTCCTGAAGCTGCAGCTAGAATTGCCAGCCTAATAGACTACTGCTGTTGCGACATTAAAGATGAATCCGCTAACGCTGCAAAAAACTGGAAAGAGCTCGTCGAACTGGAGCTTAAAACAATAAAAATTCTCTCAGACAGTGGGGTGGCTGTTTTCGCTAAAATAGTAGTTACTTCAAACACCAAAACGGAAAACATTGAATGGTACTCACGTGAACTTTCTAAATTAGAGTGCCCAGTGTGTATTCAACCAGTAACTCCGAAGGACGGTTACCTTCCTCCAAGCTTTCAACAACTTTGCAAATTTACCGAGCTGGCTGCACGTTACTTGGGAAGCGAAAACGTTTCGATATCACTGCAAGTCCATAAAATGCTGGGCATACTGTAA
- a CDS encoding molybdopterin dinucleotide binding domain-containing protein: protein MPSEVKRGKLFELSLMRLLIPKVEVNVCNVRSVEQSIRKAERGLAGYFETTAVVLMHKEDMKKIGVKSGDKVKVSSNYGAVIVKVYETDETKPGLVLMPNGPWFNTISGGDIQVTWGEHYYLVRATVEATSKEETKLEDIERDLFGEGGK from the coding sequence GTGCCAAGTGAGGTAAAAAGGGGGAAGTTGTTCGAATTGTCACTAATGAGACTTTTGATACCCAAAGTAGAAGTGAACGTTTGCAATGTGCGTTCAGTCGAACAATCGATAAGAAAGGCTGAAAGAGGTTTAGCAGGATACTTTGAAACGACAGCTGTGGTGTTAATGCACAAGGAGGATATGAAAAAGATTGGTGTGAAGAGCGGAGACAAAGTTAAAGTTTCTTCGAATTACGGAGCGGTTATCGTCAAAGTGTATGAGACTGACGAAACAAAGCCGGGATTAGTTTTGATGCCCAACGGCCCTTGGTTTAACACAATTAGCGGAGGAGACATACAGGTGACCTGGGGGGAACACTACTACTTAGTTAGGGCGACCGTGGAGGCGACGAGCAAGGAGGAAACGAAACTAGAGGACATAGAGAGAGATCTTTTCGGAGAGGGTGGAAAATGA
- a CDS encoding amidohydrolase family protein yields MTELILKNGIVFDPINGVEGEKMDVMVKNGVIVEQVNERECKVLDVKGMTVVPGGIDCNAHIASQILNIARMTGVRMPLPRDLGEDYLRAGYTFVVEAGLPFSKVLHAHIVLENVHSLDKACILLLDSNWFMAGFAAEGNYDAAVSAIAWLLRVTRTYGVELVNPLSLEVWAWKREWKGAMEKVKHLDISPLEYTKFVSLALKRLNISSPLYLHPDGAGRKGGCEDAIEILNGLKECGRIHLTHAQFYTLGSDGELHAEKLARYLDSNSDLDADVGCATVGAGTFAAHDAYFTKNVSEKLHVLEQIEVEGIATLTKTKRDLWEKFWEAGLILLLAVNNHSKIQLSMDVPFCGLPLDYSSIAAWLVSKAARKSVNSTERMLQMDELKLQELFTMTRSAPALSLGLGKKGRLTVGADADIAVYDFDPETMDPSRDYERFARALSRAAYTIKGGEIVVKNGEIVNKVKGRTFWVNCKVGKPPEEVLTTMERYLSFNPRQMEEIGRVLSGSYCSVEGGVSHV; encoded by the coding sequence ATGACTGAGCTAATTTTAAAGAATGGCATAGTGTTCGACCCAATTAATGGTGTTGAAGGAGAAAAAATGGATGTTATGGTCAAAAACGGCGTCATAGTGGAGCAAGTCAACGAAAGGGAGTGTAAAGTTTTAGATGTAAAGGGCATGACTGTGGTGCCAGGGGGTATAGATTGCAATGCGCATATAGCGTCTCAAATACTAAACATTGCGAGAATGACCGGAGTAAGAATGCCACTCCCGAGGGATCTTGGAGAAGATTATTTGAGGGCGGGTTATACATTCGTAGTTGAGGCGGGACTACCATTCTCAAAGGTTCTTCATGCACACATTGTATTGGAGAACGTGCATTCTCTGGACAAGGCATGCATCCTGCTTCTTGACTCAAACTGGTTTATGGCAGGATTCGCCGCGGAGGGAAACTATGACGCGGCCGTGTCGGCTATAGCATGGCTACTAAGAGTAACTAGGACTTATGGGGTTGAGTTGGTCAACCCACTAAGCTTAGAGGTTTGGGCGTGGAAGAGAGAGTGGAAAGGTGCTATGGAAAAGGTAAAACACTTGGACATAAGCCCCTTGGAGTACACCAAGTTTGTTTCGTTAGCGCTTAAGAGACTTAACATTTCGAGTCCACTCTACCTGCACCCTGACGGCGCTGGACGCAAAGGGGGATGTGAAGACGCAATCGAAATATTAAACGGACTTAAAGAGTGTGGGAGAATACATTTAACACATGCCCAGTTTTACACGCTTGGAAGTGACGGGGAACTACATGCCGAGAAACTTGCCAGGTACCTAGATTCCAATAGTGACCTAGATGCCGATGTTGGATGTGCCACTGTTGGCGCTGGAACCTTTGCCGCCCATGATGCATACTTTACAAAAAACGTCTCCGAAAAGCTACACGTCTTGGAGCAAATAGAAGTTGAGGGCATCGCTACTTTAACGAAAACGAAGAGGGATCTGTGGGAAAAGTTTTGGGAAGCTGGTCTAATTCTTCTACTTGCTGTTAATAATCACTCAAAAATCCAGCTTTCAATGGATGTTCCTTTTTGCGGCTTACCACTAGACTATTCTTCAATAGCGGCATGGTTAGTAAGTAAAGCAGCAAGAAAATCCGTCAATAGCACGGAGAGGATGCTTCAAATGGACGAGCTGAAACTTCAAGAATTGTTTACTATGACCAGAAGCGCGCCGGCATTGTCATTAGGGCTAGGCAAGAAGGGACGATTAACGGTGGGAGCTGATGCAGATATAGCAGTTTACGATTTTGATCCGGAGACCATGGATCCAAGCAGAGACTATGAGAGGTTTGCACGGGCTCTTTCAAGAGCCGCATACACCATAAAAGGAGGCGAAATCGTCGTTAAAAATGGAGAAATCGTGAATAAGGTTAAGGGGAGAACCTTCTGGGTTAACTGTAAAGTGGGAAAACCTCCAGAGGAAGTTCTCACTACTATGGAAAGGTACCTTTCATTCAATCCCAGACAGATGGAAGAAATAGGCAGGGTTTTGAGTGGAAGCTATTGCAGCGTTGAGGGTGGTGTAAGCCATGTCTAA
- a CDS encoding (Fe-S)-binding protein, with translation MSKLNAYQVYKMLPGTNCQKCGEPNCMVFAVKLLKGEKKPEDCPPLVGDEKYKDKFQKLKEIFQPKDAVAETGLIIHFEKCTGCGNCVVGCPAIAAECPLIGSGKGEIRDNVVFRVENGKIKVVDLTKCRRYGPIKTCRVCEMYCFSGAIELRTVA, from the coding sequence ATGTCTAAACTTAATGCTTATCAGGTCTATAAAATGCTACCAGGGACTAACTGTCAAAAGTGCGGGGAGCCCAACTGCATGGTTTTCGCCGTGAAGCTTCTAAAAGGTGAGAAAAAGCCGGAGGATTGCCCGCCTTTAGTGGGAGATGAAAAATATAAAGATAAATTCCAGAAGCTAAAGGAAATATTTCAGCCTAAGGATGCTGTAGCAGAAACGGGACTCATAATACACTTCGAAAAATGCACTGGCTGTGGAAACTGCGTTGTAGGATGTCCCGCAATAGCAGCAGAGTGCCCTCTTATAGGGAGTGGTAAGGGAGAAATTAGGGATAATGTGGTTTTTAGAGTGGAGAACGGTAAGATAAAAGTGGTTGACCTTACGAAGTGTAGAAGGTATGGGCCGATAAAAACTTGCCGAGTATGTGAAATGTACTGTTTCAGCGGTGCGATAGAGTTGAGAACTGTAGCTTGA
- a CDS encoding formylmethanofuran dehydrogenase subunit B, which yields MRVRTVCTGCSLLCDDIVVDVEGEKVVSTFNLCGHGEEKVLRARSEDRLLKPFIRDADKFREVSLDEAAEKAAEIMLEAERPVLWGWSSSSIEAQIAGIELAHEIRGVIDNTGSLCHGATWFVASESGLATATLGEVMNRADVVVYWGSDPGHSHPRHLSRYSLLPRGIYTQSGYEQRRVYVFDIRRTRVGKVANVLVEVEPNKDYELIVAMRLILRGKKIQRSSVAGVPVKTLERILQEWKERSFGAVFYGMGLLASRGKYRNLEALFRLVWDLNDYTRFVALPMAGHFNATGFNHTAAWITGHPSGVDFSKGEPYHNPGETTFAEMLQRGEIDAALIVGSNPMASFPVKLAKKLARIPLIVVDCFKTLTVKYATVAIPAAITGVETGGVAYRLDSVPIILKEFLKPPEGVRGDAEIIRLITEKVREKKRLK from the coding sequence TTGAGAGTTAGGACCGTGTGTACAGGATGCAGCCTCCTTTGCGACGACATTGTAGTTGACGTAGAAGGGGAGAAAGTAGTTTCTACTTTCAACCTTTGTGGGCATGGTGAAGAAAAGGTTCTGAGGGCTCGCAGCGAGGATCGGTTGCTAAAGCCATTCATAAGGGACGCAGATAAATTTAGAGAAGTTTCTCTTGATGAAGCAGCTGAAAAGGCGGCCGAAATAATGCTAGAAGCCGAAAGACCAGTTCTTTGGGGTTGGAGCTCCTCGTCGATAGAAGCACAGATAGCGGGTATAGAGCTGGCGCACGAAATTAGAGGAGTTATCGACAATACAGGATCCCTTTGCCATGGAGCTACATGGTTTGTTGCCTCAGAAAGCGGGTTAGCAACAGCCACCCTAGGGGAAGTGATGAACAGAGCAGATGTGGTTGTTTATTGGGGAAGTGATCCAGGTCATTCGCATCCACGCCACTTGAGCCGCTACAGCCTTCTTCCTAGAGGAATTTACACGCAAAGTGGCTACGAACAGAGACGCGTCTACGTCTTTGATATAAGGAGAACGAGAGTGGGAAAAGTTGCGAACGTCTTAGTGGAAGTAGAACCAAATAAAGACTACGAGCTGATAGTAGCAATGCGCCTTATTTTGAGGGGAAAAAAGATTCAGCGGAGCAGCGTTGCAGGTGTTCCAGTTAAAACTCTTGAGAGGATCCTTCAGGAGTGGAAGGAGAGGAGTTTTGGCGCAGTTTTCTATGGTATGGGGTTATTGGCAAGCCGGGGTAAGTATCGGAATTTAGAGGCACTTTTCAGATTAGTATGGGACTTAAATGATTACACACGCTTTGTAGCTTTGCCCATGGCTGGACATTTTAACGCCACTGGGTTCAACCACACAGCGGCGTGGATTACAGGACACCCTTCGGGAGTGGACTTCAGTAAAGGTGAACCTTACCATAACCCTGGGGAAACAACTTTTGCCGAAATGCTTCAAAGGGGCGAGATTGACGCTGCTCTAATAGTGGGTTCTAATCCAATGGCAAGCTTCCCAGTTAAACTCGCAAAGAAACTCGCCCGCATACCGCTAATAGTCGTCGACTGTTTCAAAACACTCACAGTGAAATATGCCACAGTGGCGATCCCCGCAGCTATAACAGGAGTGGAAACTGGGGGTGTAGCTTACAGGTTGGACTCTGTGCCAATAATCTTAAAGGAATTCCTTAAACCTCCTGAAGGTGTACGTGGTGACGCAGAGATCATTCGGCTTATAACTGAAAAAGTTAGGGAAAAGAAGAGGTTAAAGTGA